In a genomic window of Streptomyces roseoviridis:
- the mrdA gene encoding penicillin-binding protein 2, whose product MSNIPETGRTPRVQIRLVVIQILVFSLLFTLGGRLWYLQIRQGKEYTDEAKNNHVQQVVQPAVRGSILDARGVPLADNETRLVVSASRTELMKMKDDGKAVLTRLAGVLGMKPQDVMNKIRLCDSQTPKPCWNGSPFQPIPVTDKATTQQALTIREASEDFPGITAELAAVRRYPAPGKARTAQVLGYLSPVTDEEIEKAKDTDSPFLRSDQVGRSGIERTYDKELRGKAGVTRYEVDNLGRVMGQTKSDPGVPGSTLVTSIDARVQAVAEYELHQAMKTVRGETDKITGRPYEADAGAVVVMESRTGRVVAMASQPDYDPNAWVGGIAAKDYAALTSKDSNYPLLNRAIQGQAPAGSVFKVVSASAAVRAGNDFNDKYLCSASYSMGNRSFANFESKGHGPITLGDALKYSCNTVFYRLGHQEWQRDGGLKPKKDAKDWFYRTARDFGFGSETGIDLPNEVTGRIPDRQWKQSFWEANKDSWCKQGKKGGSYVEQIAYESCLEGNQLKAFDSINFAIGQGDVLITPVQLATAYAAISNGGTLYNPTVGKAVISPDGKRIREIKPTAHGRLPVDAQTIKDLDKGLRSVVEPGGTAAWRFGGWPQDKIPMHAKTGTAQVYGKQTTSWLATYTRDFTIVMTISQGGTGSGASGPAVRNIYDALYGLDDAGKQDLKRALLPQPQQTLPKVNPDGTIDAPEVKPYDPKSQLVDPAEGGVVPPLAGPPPYLRD is encoded by the coding sequence ATGAGCAACATCCCGGAGACCGGACGGACCCCCAGGGTCCAGATCCGGCTCGTCGTCATCCAGATCCTGGTCTTCTCCCTGCTCTTCACCCTCGGCGGGCGCCTCTGGTACCTCCAGATCCGCCAGGGCAAGGAGTACACCGACGAGGCCAAGAACAACCACGTCCAGCAGGTCGTCCAGCCCGCCGTGCGCGGCTCCATCCTCGACGCCCGCGGCGTCCCGCTCGCCGACAACGAGACCCGCCTCGTGGTCTCCGCCTCGCGCACCGAGCTGATGAAGATGAAGGACGACGGCAAGGCCGTCCTCACCCGCCTCGCCGGCGTCCTGGGCATGAAGCCCCAGGACGTCATGAACAAGATCCGGCTCTGCGACTCCCAGACCCCCAAGCCCTGCTGGAACGGCTCCCCCTTCCAGCCGATCCCGGTCACCGACAAGGCCACCACCCAGCAGGCCCTGACGATCCGTGAGGCGTCCGAGGACTTCCCCGGCATCACCGCCGAACTCGCCGCCGTACGCCGCTACCCGGCCCCCGGCAAGGCCCGCACCGCACAGGTCCTCGGCTACCTCTCGCCCGTCACCGACGAGGAGATCGAGAAGGCCAAGGACACCGACTCGCCGTTCCTCCGCTCCGACCAGGTCGGCCGCTCCGGCATCGAACGCACCTACGACAAGGAGCTGCGCGGCAAGGCCGGCGTCACCCGCTACGAGGTCGACAACCTCGGCCGCGTCATGGGCCAGACCAAGTCCGACCCCGGCGTGCCCGGCTCCACCCTCGTCACCAGCATCGACGCCCGCGTCCAGGCCGTCGCCGAGTACGAGCTCCACCAGGCCATGAAGACCGTCCGCGGCGAGACCGACAAGATCACCGGCCGCCCGTACGAGGCCGACGCCGGCGCCGTCGTCGTCATGGAGTCCAGGACCGGCCGGGTCGTCGCCATGGCCTCCCAGCCCGACTACGACCCCAACGCCTGGGTCGGCGGCATCGCCGCCAAGGACTACGCCGCCCTCACCAGCAAGGACTCCAACTACCCGCTGCTCAACCGGGCCATCCAGGGCCAGGCGCCCGCCGGCTCCGTCTTCAAGGTCGTGTCCGCCAGCGCCGCCGTGCGCGCCGGCAACGACTTCAACGACAAGTACCTCTGCAGCGCCTCGTACAGCATGGGCAACCGCAGCTTCGCCAACTTCGAGTCCAAGGGCCACGGCCCCATCACCCTCGGCGACGCCCTCAAGTACTCCTGCAACACCGTCTTCTACCGCCTCGGCCACCAGGAATGGCAGCGCGACGGCGGCCTCAAGCCGAAGAAGGACGCCAAGGACTGGTTCTACCGGACCGCCCGCGACTTCGGCTTCGGCAGCGAGACCGGCATCGACCTGCCCAACGAGGTCACCGGCCGCATCCCGGACCGCCAGTGGAAGCAGAGCTTCTGGGAGGCCAACAAGGACTCCTGGTGCAAGCAGGGCAAGAAGGGCGGCAGCTACGTCGAGCAGATCGCCTACGAGAGCTGCCTCGAAGGCAACCAGCTCAAGGCCTTCGACAGCATCAACTTCGCGATCGGCCAGGGCGACGTCCTCATCACCCCCGTCCAGCTGGCCACCGCCTACGCGGCCATCAGCAACGGCGGCACCCTCTACAACCCCACCGTCGGCAAGGCCGTGATCAGCCCCGACGGCAAGCGGATCCGCGAGATCAAGCCCACGGCACACGGCCGGCTGCCGGTCGACGCCCAGACCATCAAGGACCTCGACAAGGGCCTGCGGTCCGTCGTCGAACCCGGCGGCACCGCCGCCTGGCGGTTCGGCGGCTGGCCCCAGGACAAGATCCCGATGCACGCCAAGACCGGCACCGCCCAGGTCTACGGCAAGCAGACGACGTCCTGGCTGGCGACCTACACCAGGGACTTCACCATCGTCATGACCATCTCCCAGGGCGGCACCGGCTCCGGCGCCTCCGGACCCGCCGTGCGCAACATCTACGACGCCCTGTACGGACTCGACGACGCCGGCAAGCAGGACCTCAAGCGGGCCCTGCTGCCCCAGCCGCAGCAGACCCTGCCGAAGGTCAACCCCGACGGCACCATCGACGCGCCCGAGGTCAAGCCGTACGACCCGAAGTCGCAGCTCGTCGACCCCGCCGAGGGCGGCGTCGTGCCGCCGCTCGCGGGCCCGCCCCCGTACCTGAGGGACTGA
- the rodA gene encoding rod shape-determining protein RodA, producing MTAPHGFSVSRYAPERGPLARLTARDSVLRRLDWPILLSSLALSLLGALLVWSATRGRTELNQGDPYYFLFRHVLNTGIGLALMIGTIWLGHRTLRGAVPVLYGISLLLILAVLTPLGATINGAHAWIVIGGGFSLQPSEFVKITIILIMAMLLAAKVDAGDQIHPDHRTVAKALLLAALPMGIVMLMPDLGSVMVMAVIVLGVLLTSGASNRWVIGLIGAGVLGAVLVTALGMLDEYQINRFAAFANPELDPAGVGYNTNQARIAIGSGGLYGAGLFNGHQTSGQFVPEQQTDFIFTVAGEELGFVGGTLILVLLGVILWRACRIARETTELYGTIVAGGIIAWFAFQSFENIGMTLGIMPVAGLPLPFVSYGGSSMFAVWVAIGLLQSIRVQRPMTA from the coding sequence ATGACCGCCCCCCACGGCTTCTCCGTCTCCCGCTACGCACCCGAGCGCGGGCCGCTCGCCCGGCTCACCGCCCGCGACTCCGTGCTGCGCCGGCTCGACTGGCCGATCCTGCTGTCCTCGCTCGCCCTGTCGCTGCTCGGCGCGCTGCTCGTGTGGTCCGCCACGCGGGGCCGCACCGAGCTCAACCAGGGCGACCCGTACTACTTCCTGTTCCGGCACGTCCTGAACACCGGCATCGGGCTCGCCCTGATGATCGGCACCATCTGGCTCGGCCACCGCACCCTGCGCGGCGCCGTGCCGGTCCTCTACGGCATCTCGCTGCTGCTGATCCTCGCCGTCCTCACCCCGCTCGGCGCCACCATCAACGGCGCCCACGCGTGGATCGTCATCGGCGGCGGCTTCTCGCTCCAGCCCAGCGAGTTCGTCAAGATCACCATCATCCTGATCATGGCGATGCTGCTCGCGGCGAAGGTCGACGCGGGCGACCAGATCCACCCCGACCACCGCACCGTCGCCAAGGCGCTCCTCCTCGCCGCCCTCCCCATGGGCATCGTCATGCTGATGCCGGACCTCGGCTCCGTCATGGTCATGGCCGTCATCGTGCTCGGCGTCCTGCTCACCTCCGGCGCCTCCAACCGCTGGGTCATCGGCCTGATCGGCGCCGGCGTCCTCGGAGCCGTCCTGGTCACCGCCCTCGGCATGCTCGACGAGTACCAGATCAACCGCTTCGCCGCCTTCGCCAACCCCGAGCTCGACCCGGCCGGCGTCGGCTACAACACCAACCAGGCCCGCATCGCCATCGGCTCCGGCGGCCTCTACGGCGCCGGCCTCTTCAACGGCCACCAGACCAGCGGCCAGTTCGTGCCCGAACAGCAGACCGACTTCATCTTCACCGTCGCCGGCGAGGAACTCGGCTTCGTCGGCGGCACGCTCATCCTCGTCCTCCTCGGCGTCATCCTGTGGCGTGCCTGCCGCATCGCCCGCGAGACGACCGAGCTGTACGGCACGATCGTGGCCGGCGGCATCATCGCCTGGTTCGCCTTCCAGTCCTTCGAGAACATCGGCATGACCCTCGGCATCATGCCGGTCGCCGGCCTGCCACTGCCGTTCGTGTCCTACGGCGGTTCGTCGATGTTCGCCGTGTGGGTGGCGATCGGACTCCTGCAGTCCATCCGGGTGCAACGGCCGATGACGGCCTGA